The DNA segment AAATACTGTGTTCACCTATCTGGATGCATTTGCTTTGGACGATCACTTTGCCCGTTATCTTCCGGAATATAAGAACTTAGATGAACTGAAAGAACATTATAAAAGAGGTGGCCTCGGGGATGTGAAAGTGAAAAAATTCCTGAATCATATACTTCAGGAGGAACTTGAACCAATCAGGAATCGCAGAAAAGAATATGAAAAAGACCCCGCCGCCATATACCAGATGCTGCATGACGGCAGTATCAAAGCAAAACGGGCAGCGGAGGAGACCTTATCAGAGGTAAAGAAATCAATGGGAATCAACTACTTTGATGATGGCGGAATTGCCTCAGATAAATAAGAATGCCTCTTACAGGAGAGCATCTACGAGACCGGAGATTCCGAACTCAGATGAGATATTTTTAATTCCGTCAAGAACCTCTTCTCTGGAGTAATTGTGCTCCTCGAGGAAATCATTTTGATATTCATTGATATGTTCATAGAAAGCAAAAGCCTTACGAAGCTGGGACATATCAGTGGTATCAAGGCTATCATATAATAGATTTTCCGCTTCGTTGATGTTTCCTCTGTCTGCAAGGGCAAGCAGATCAACTTCGCGCTCCCCCTCGGTGGTGTCTATGTGGATCGACTTGGTTTCTATATCGGTATCTGTCTTTTTAAATACAATTTTAGAAACCGCCTGCATCATTTGTTTAATCAGGCGCATCACGTAATCTTGTTGATAATCCATAACTACTCCTTTCTGTCATTGCGGGTATTGTGAATATTATATCCCAGTTGATGAAATCAGGCAAGAATTATTGATTTTTTTTCATTCATGGCGTATGATGGAATCAGAGAAAAGCGAAAGGAGCAAATCATGCAGATTAAGAAACTGACAGATCCGGCATTTCGTAAATACGGGAGGATTCTTCCGATTGATACGCCGGATCTATTAAAGCGTCTGGCCAAAACTGTGCTGACCGAAGATGTCGAATATGTGGCGAGTGTTGATACGCTCGAAGCAAGTGCGGAATTTTCAACTATTTGCAATAGTATCTACGGCGGGATGCCGATTCAGATTGGATACTGCAATGGAAACAATCATAAATTAAATGCGGTGGAATATCACAGAGACAGTGAGGTGGATATTCCGGTTCAGGGCTGTATCCTGATTCTTGGAAGCGAACAGGACATTGAAGAGGATTTCACCTATGACACTGCGAAGATGGAGGCGTTTGAAGTTCCGGCCGGTACTGCTGTTGAGATTTACGGCACGACACTTCACTATGCCCCGTGCAATCTGACGGAGGAAGGATTCCAAACTGCAATCATTCTTCCCAGAGGGACAAACACCGAGAAACCTGAGCTTGACACAGAGATGCCCGAAGACCGTCTGATGACAGCGAAGAATAAATGGCTGATTGCGCATGAAGAGAGCGGACTCAAAAAAGACGGAGCATTTGTCGGACTCAAAGGGGCAAATCTTGAAGTTTGATGACGGATTCCAAGGTGACAGGAAATACACAGGTAACCAGTAAAGGTATTCAATAGTTAACGAAAAAACAGCCCAAATTGGGCTGAATGTATGGAGGTACATAGTTATGATCAACATGCCTGAGGTAAAAATTGGTATTGTAGCAGTCAGCAGAGACTGCTTTCCGGAGAGCCTTTCTGTAAACAGAAGAAAAGCACTGGTAGATGCTTATAAGAATAAATATGATGCAGCGGACATCTATGAGTGCCCTGTATGCATCGTAGAGAGTGAGATTCATATGGTTCAGGCACTCGAAGACGTCAAAGCCAATGGCTGTAACGCATTGGTTGTCTATCTTGGGAACTTTGGACCGGAGATTTCCGAGACTTTGCTTGCAAAGCATTTTGACGGACCGTCGATGTTCGTAGCTGCAGCAGAA comes from the Blautia liquoris genome and includes:
- a CDS encoding DUF6483 family protein, whose product is MDYQQDYVMRLIKQMMQAVSKIVFKKTDTDIETKSIHIDTTEGEREVDLLALADRGNINEAENLLYDSLDTTDMSQLRKAFAFYEHINEYQNDFLEEHNYSREEVLDGIKNISSEFGISGLVDALL
- a CDS encoding DUF4867 family protein; this translates as MQIKKLTDPAFRKYGRILPIDTPDLLKRLAKTVLTEDVEYVASVDTLEASAEFSTICNSIYGGMPIQIGYCNGNNHKLNAVEYHRDSEVDIPVQGCILILGSEQDIEEDFTYDTAKMEAFEVPAGTAVEIYGTTLHYAPCNLTEEGFQTAIILPRGTNTEKPELDTEMPEDRLMTAKNKWLIAHEESGLKKDGAFVGLKGANLEV